ATCCGGAGGATAATCTCTAAAGAAGAGTCTTTGTGGAGTAAATGGGTGAATTTGATAaaattaaaatgtataagtttTTGGGACATCACTGCTGGCTACAATGATAGTTGGGGGTGGAAATATCTTTTGGACCTAAGAGATAAGGTTAAACATCATTTTGGAAGTGTTTATGTTAATGGCAGAATTAAATGGGTATGGATCACTAATGATGGAAAAAGTGTTCCTTTCTCAACTCATCAGGTGTGGAAAGATCTTAGAGTAAATAGAGCAAAGGTTTCATGGTGGCATGTTATATGGTATAAAGGTTTTGATCCTAAACATGCATTCCTTTTATGGTTAGCTGTTCTTGACAGGCTTAATACTCAAGAGAGAATGGCTAAGTGGCTGCCTAATAAGCAGTTTAGTTGTGTGTTTTGTGGGAAAGAAAAAGATTCTATAAAGCACTTATTCTTTATGTGTGAATTTAGCCTACAGGTTTGGTCAGAATTAAAGAAGAAGTTGTTATTTAGAGGCCTTCCTGATAAGCTTAATGATATTGTGCATGATCTGGCCAAATACCCAAACTCTAAAAGTATTTGGAATGTGATTAATCGGATGGTTATTGCTGCTTGTGTGTATCTCTTGTGGCAGGAGAGAAACTATAGATTGTTTAAGAAGATTGAAAGAGATGCAGATACTGTATGCAAAGCTGTGCAGGATTTTGTGCAATGCAAGTTGTTGACTTTGAAAGTCAAACAAAATGATGCTGTTAATCGAGTTGCAGAGATGTGGGGTTTAAAATTTGTGAATAATTGTTTATGTATGTAAGCTGTTTAGGTATGTTTGGTTTATTTTTgggttagtgagtttttctttggtATGTTGGGCTTTTTCTTGTTCTGGGCCTGGGCAGATCCAGTCCAGGTGTATGTTGTTTGAAAATTTATATAAGTTTTGTTTGCCGAAAAAAAAACTGCCAAAAAGAAGACAACTGGATGCAAAATAGGGTTCATTCATTTAGATGATTATGATACTGATGATAAAGAAGATCTAGACAACATACCAATAGCTTTAGCGTCAGCATTCAGATGATCTGCAAGAAGAAAAGTAAGGTATGATAAATAAAGACAGTCTGAAGATGCTGATACTCAAAGGAAGAAACAAGAGAAACTTGCCGGTAAGAGAAAAATGACTCTACTTGAAGAAGCAACAGATGAACTGCTGAAGGATGCTGCTCCCAAAGCTGGAATGTCAGTGAAGGCTTATTTGAAGAAAGTTGTAGATGAAGAAAGAGCATCCAAGATTTATAAGCTTGAACAACAAAGGTTGATAGAGGAAGAAGAAATGGCTCAAAAGTTGCACAAAGTGTTCATTTTTAAAAGGTATAAGAAAGAAGTGATTTTGAGGTGTTCTATGAAAAGAGATGATGGAAGTATTCTGCTGAATTATCTTACATCAGACCAGAAACAGAGAATAGTGGAACCGGAAACTTCATGCTTTAGGATTCATAGAGTGGAGGTTCTTTGCAAAAAGTCTTCAGAATTATCAAGACTGGAACATCAAGACGGAATTTTTGAGAAAGGTTCACACGATGGTTCATGTATCATATGAACTGGGATTGCTTGCAGATAAAGACTATGACTCATAATGCACCATTTATGATCTGAAAAAGAGAACCAGAGTGGAAGATGCAAGCCTGCTGTTTGATGATGAGAAGAACAAGAAATTTCTAGTTCCAAGACATGTGAAGTTTGAAGAAAATCTATTAGTGAAAGATCCTGAAGGTCTGCTACTCAAAGATAGGAAAGGAGGAGAGTGCTTCATTAAGATAAATCAATTCAAGGATACAGAGACAAGCCATCTGATAGCATTGCTTGAAAAGTGTAAGTCTGAACAGACTTTACCTTTCAGAAGAAAATTGGTGAAATATCTGTTTACCTGTTTGACTATAGTTAAGTACTCAAGTCTGAGATTCAAGTGTGATGAAATTAAGGAAGAATATGAAAAGATGAATCTTGAGTATGAACAGTGAGACTAGATGGTagaagaaagaaaaatataaaataaatgatcAAGTTATCTTTTGAATTTTTGCGTAAGTGTTTTGACGTCACTAGAAAGGGAAAGATTGTTAGGAAAAGTGTTGGTTAGAATGAGTCAAAAGTATTTTTGTTAATTATTGTAGAGTCTGGAATTCTGAGTCTGGCTACTACAAACTCTGGAGCATAGTGAAGATCACAAACTATGAAGTGTTATGAAGTATAGAGTTGAATACTTAATCAATACGCGTGAAGATATTTGAAGATAAAAATGAAGAGATTGATCAAAGCGAATATCTCTGAATTATTATAGAAGATTTGTTATAATATGATTTTATCTTGTTACCTTAGTTATCAAAAAGTTAGTTAGGAAATGGGATTTTTTAGACTCTGGGATTATGCTTCCTTAGTACTCAAGTCTATAAATATGTGACAACACAAATCGTCCATCATTCACGTTCTTGATCTCTGTAATCTTGACGAACATAAATGCAATTGTGTGTTCATTGTTAAATTGTGTTATTCAATTAATTCTTGCACTTTTTATTGTGTTTCATTGATTTTGATCAATCATTGATGTCTTGTTTAATTGAATACTAAAGTTCTAGGTCACTTAATTGGGACCAACATTCTTAGACCTTAAAAAGCCagatattgttataataataataataatatagatatggatagtcaattttggtgtatacatatagtcaattttggtacacaaagtatgtatttttatattgagattttaggctataaatactcatgaatgcaagcattaaacttgtaccatttctcacacttacaaagtgtttctttctttctctccattatcatctttgttcttacacttcattattagtattctaaatcaagaatcaaatcactaaaggtagttataagcctactgaattataacatcaagaatcaaaccactaaaggtagttataagcctactgaattataacatcaagaatcaaaccactaaaggtagttataagcctactgaattataacacgttatcagcacgataatcttaatactaaatatggttggctctgccaccaaaatgatatatggtcggttataccaccaaaatgatatatggtcggttataccaccaaaatgatatatggtcggttataccaccagaatgatataggtcggttataccacctgaaaaaatatatggtcgacactgtcgccaaattttcatttatgtttactaatatttatatttttgttatataacatttatttatgattgcttacacatggtcgacactgtcacctacttatcatttatgttatattaaatttatgtttaatgtttatatacttatgaatataaattgactctaatttatcatgatgtttgttttaatttttgataatagaaaatgtcgaatctggaaaagcttaaatttactcctttagaatcaactggaaacaactacatgccatgggttataaaagtaaaaatgcatcttaaatcaatgggcattcttgaaaccataaacgaaaacaacacttgttctgaaaaagaacaagctacggcatgttgctttattcatcaacatattgatgaatgcttacaaaataattatgtgactgtagaagatccccatgttttatgggaaggtctcaaaagcagattcaataatcaaagagaaattttacttccagctgcaatggaacaatggagaacattaaggttccaagactttaagaaagtaaatgaatacagctcagctctgtataatacatgttcacaacttaaattctgtggacatgaaattagtgatgcagacatgatggagaaaactttctccacaatgaatgctgcaaacatcacagtgcaaagaaatttgagaatgctaaagttcaaaacatatcctgaacttaattcatatctcttagttgcagagcaaaatgatgagctattaatgaaaaatcagcaatcccgtcctactggtacacttgtaatccctgaagcaaatactgcaaataattataaacagggacaaggacgcgggcaaggtcgtggttataataaccatcaccatcatcatgccaaaagccataactatggtagaaaccatccttatggtaatggtaatgggcgtggacgtggtcgtggtcgtggccgtggtggtcaaagaaatagtaatccacgaaaatataaatatcaaccacaaaacaagcccattaaacaagatgttgaagaaaattcttctaaaaattctgaagaatcttgctacagatgtggtagaatgggccactgggctaatacttgccgaacatctaaacatcttgttaagatgtatcaggattcgctgaaagttcaatatgaattttgctggaatacaacatcaatcaagtggtggagatctctgtatagcagacagtggaactacacacactatacttaaatccgagaaatattttattgatctaaaaccaacggaaggaactatacatacaatatcaggacctgctaacttgataaaagggataggaaaggcaaatttcatactaccaaatggtacaaaatttttaataaatgatgccttattttctcccaagtcaagcagaaatttattgagtttctccgacatataccttaacgggtatgattatcagtcagtgacaacagaaaatgagaaatatttaagtatcactgacaagagtcatgtggttgaaaaactgccaagacttagttctggattacattatacacatataaatgtaccagaaatacatatggtagttaacgaaaaatatattgatcctggtgtattcagtttatggcataacagattaggccatccaggatcaacaatgatgaaaaggattattgaatgtactcatggacatccactaaaggatagaaaaatccatcatgatacaatggttccatgtacatcttgctctcttggaaaattgataactagaccctcaccacttaaggttgagaaagaatcaccaatgtttcttgaaagaattcaaggtgatatatgtgggccaattcatccaccatgtggaccatttagatatttcatggttctaatagacgcatctagcagatggtctcatgtttgtctgttatcaagccgtaatgtggcatttgcaaaatttcttgcccaaattattaaattgagagctcattttcctgattacatcattaaaagggtgagacttgataatgctggtgaatttacatctcaagcatttaatgactattgcatgtctataggaattggtgttgaacattctgttgctcatgtgcatacacaaaatggtttagccgagtcattgattaaacgtttacagttaatcgctagaccattgataatgagaacaaaactccctgtatctatatggggtcatgcaattttacatgctgctgcattgattcgcatcagaccaagtgcaagtcataaatattcccccctacaacttgcttttggtcaagagccaaatatttcccatcttagaacatttggttgtgcagtgtatgttccaattgcgacaccacaacgtacaaaaatgggtcctcaaaggaggttgggaatatatgttggatatgaaacatcttcaatattaaggtatattgaacctatgacaggtgacgtttttacagcacgttttgctgattgtcattttaatgaaacattgttccctagattagggggagaaatgaaaaataaagaaaatgatgtttcatggtgtgaacctcaattaaagtatcttgatcctcgcacaaaagaatgcgagacagaagttcaaaagataatgcatatacaagaacttgcaaatcaattgcctgatgcatttacagatacaaaaacggtgacaaaatcatatataccagcagtaaatactccagctcgaattgaaattccaaaagctggcaataacgtcactcatgaatctttgccacgtcagaaacgtggaagaccaatcggttcaaaggataaaaatcctcgaaaaagaaaatcagctgataatgaagtaaaagaaagtgttcaagaagaaccacaaatcagtactcctactgcagaggagattgatgatgtcaatacagaaattgcaatcaattatgcatattcaaaaatattatggaaccgaaatgaaatgaaaaatcttgatgagaaattttcatttaatgttgcatatgacatcatgaataatgatgatgatccagaaccaacatctatggttgaatgtcaaaatagacatgattgggctcaatggaaagaagcaatacgagctgaattagaatcactcaataaaagaaaagttttcggatccatcattctcactcctaaagatgtgaaacctgtaggatacagatggatttttgtccgaaaaagaaatgagaaaaatgaagttacaaggtataaagctagacttgtagctcaaggtttttctcaaagaccgggaattgattatgaagaaacttattctcctgttatggatgcaattacttttaggtacttaatcagtctggcagtttctaaaaatttagaaatgcatctcatggatgttgtgactgcttatctatatggatcacttgatagtgatatatatatgaagatacctgaaggatttaaggtaccagaagcatcaaatgcaaaacccaaagaaatgtattcgattaaattacaaagatctttatatgggttaaaacaatcgggacgtatgtggtataaccgattgagtgattacttgataagcaaagggtatacaaataatcttacttgcccttgtgttttcattaagaaaacaacatccggatatgtgatcatagctgtttatgttgatgatcttaacatcataggtacaaataaagagatccatgaagccattcaacttctaaagaaagaatttgaaatgaaagatctcggaaaaaccaagtattgccttggtttacaaattgagcatatgcctaatggtttacttgtacatcaaacaacatatactgaaaagattttgaaacgtttcaatatggacaaggcaaaaccattaagtactcctatggttgttagatcactcaatgttgaagctgatccatttcgtccatgtgaagatcaagaagacattcttggaccagaagtaccatatcttagtgcaattggagctcttatgtatcttacaaattgtacaagacctgacatttcttttgcagttaatttgttggcaaggttcagctctgctcctaccaaaagacactggaatgggatcaaacacatattttcgataccttcgaggaactactgatttaggattattttattctaacgaatcaaaacaagatttggttggttatgcagatgcaggttatttatctgatccacataaagctaaatctcaaactggatatgtattcctaaatggaggtactgcaatatcatggcgttctcaaaaacaaacacttgttgctacatcgtcaaatcatgccgaagtgattgcattacatgaagctactcgagaatgtttttggttgagatcaatgacacaactcattactgattcttgtggactagaacgcgataaaagtccaacaactatctatgaagataatgcagcttgcatagcacagatgaaagaagggtatatcaaaagtgaccgaacaaaacacataccacctagattcttctcatacactcaaaatctcattaaggacaaccagattgaaatgagatatgtgcaatctagcaaaaactctgctgatcttttcacgaaagcacttccaactgctattttcagaacacacgttcataacattggcatgagacatgttcaaaagatgtaacagctgaagcgatgtctacttgagggggagtcaactccatgctgcactctttttcccttagctaaagttttttcccactgggttttctttagcaaggtttttaacgaggcagtaatttatagttgatcttcaacaaaataaaattgctatccaagggggagtgttataataataataataatatagatatggatagtcaattttggtgtatacatatagtcaattttggtacacaaagtatgtatttttatattgagattttaggctataaatactcatgaatgcaagcattaaacttgtaccatttctcacacttacaaagtgtttctttctttctctccattatcatctttgttcttacacttcattattagtattctaaatcaagaatcaaatcactaaaggtagttataagcctactgaattataacatcaagaatcaaaccactaaaggtagttataagcctactgaattataacatcaagaatcaaaccactaaaggtagttataagcctactgaattataacagatatAATATTTTTTGCCCTATCGCACATGGTTGGATCGTACCAACTCGTGAAATTGCTCTTGCACAACTGTGAATATAAAAAAAGATCAATTTTTCATTGAGGAAGTGAACTTCAATGACATTGCTATCTCCAAGAAAGATACAACTACACAGTTTCTTTTTCCATTGTGGAAGTTGCAATGACACAACAAGAAATATAATCAACAAAACTAATACATGTTGTCATTGATGCGATCATTTGTTAAGATAAACCGTGATGTCCCAGGCGTTCGTCTTCCATCATTTCATGATCCAAGTAAATTCCAAAATGTCGAGGAGGAAGAAAATGATAATAAGTAGTACGTGGAGGTTATTCGGGTTCGAACAAACATTTTATGAATTATGTTTTAGATGTTTTAGGATGTATGTTAATGTTTCAACGTTTCGAATATTtgtaatattgaatatttataatttCTCAATTTAGTTAGGTAGTTTGAATGTTTGTTGTGATGTTATGTTGGTTGTTGAATGTCCATATTTTGTAGTGTAATTTTCAGATTTTGTCGAGCCGTTTTTAGCCGAAAATAGGCTAAAAACAAGTTGCTGTCAAATCTTGTATTTTATTCTTGCCAACGACAGGTCGTCGAAAAAGTAATTGTTCGTTGACTAAAAAGTCCAACTTTGACTTTAAACATGCCGACGACATGTTGTTGCCACGTGGTGTAGGTAAATGTCATTGGTAAGGGAGCGAAGTCATCGGCATAAAAAGTTTGATCGGAATGGTAAACGTGAGACCCAGATGTTGTCAGAAGTCAACAAATTTTGTTGGGAAAAGTGAACTTGCCGACGACTTTGGATGGGGTGGACGTATATTTGTGGGACCAGACTGCCATACATGGTATGACTATCGTCTCACGAGGACCAGCTAAAAACATAAGCTTAACTATTGTCATTTGGCTGCAACCTCCACATATGGTGCTTTTTAAGCAGTTGTTTTATTTATTGCCTTCGAAATTATAATTCTGCAACAGTTAATTTTGTCGTTAATTAGCTCTCTCGTTATTTCCCTTATTTAAAGGTGTAATATCACTATTTCTATTAACCATCTCCATTTAGGGGTCCCTTCTGAGTGTcgtgaggtctcgagttcgagtctcaCTTGGAAATTTCATAATGCAATTTGATTTGCAGTTGATTATGGAGTTCTCTGAAAGAATCGTTGTCTGAGCATGTCCTATAGCATTGTTTCGATAGAACATTCTTGACACGTGAAATAAATACAATTAAGTAGTAGAAACTCCTTTAGTGGTCCCCACAGTATCGCTATTCAAACTTCAAAGAAATATCACTATTTCTATTCTCTAATCAAGAATTCCAATTGTTTTTGTGAAGTATTTTTATTCAAGGAGTGCTCTTGAAGTCTTACTCAACCAAGTTGTACAATTTGACTAGACGTATAGTGTTAGTTTATCCATCTTTCCACTTAAATCTTTGCTTTTTTATTTTCTTGATGGATAAATATCCCCTGAATAAATTAATCAAAAATATGTACTAGAATCAACAACCATCAAAACAAACCAACGACCTCTTAAactcacattttttttttttctttctaaatggCAAACTCACACATTATATATAATTTTACACGAATAATTGTCTTATACTGAATTTGAACCCATGATCTCAAAATCAGATGGTGCTTCTCCATACCGCTAATCAAACTGTACATTATCTTATTTGTAAATCCCCGAGCCGTCTCAACTCTTTTTTCGACTTCTGACCTTTTAGAGTCCTGACCTACCCGTCTCTGTCTCACATCTTTTTCAACCTTGTCTCGCCCCTTCATTACGATCGGATATTATCAAAACTAAAAACTCTAAATCGATGTGCTGTATTAATGGAAATTGATTACACATTATAATTTGAAATCTTATTGAAACGGTAGGTTAAAAACATGAATTATAGAAAATGAAATGGGTTGAGATAACGTACAAAATGGGTGTGCAACGGTGCAACCGTTCGAAGATGTTTCCAATCTCGTAATGTAAAAATCACTACCTATTTGTGAAACACTTCGTAACAGCTTCTTTTATTAATAAAAAGGATACGAACATACTGTCTACAACACATACTAAACCCAATCAATGGGTCCATTAATAATCGAGTCCAATACATTTTGCTACAAGCTCAAGACTTGAACTGATTGCAACATACATCCTTCAGACAAACCATAGTTTTAATTACTCAAGGGTTTAATCCGAACTAACATATCCTGATCTTGATTAAAAAAATGTAATGGTATGAAAGACTCTTCTTTATTAACAAGCTCCCACTTGAATTGTGTTACCAAATGATGAATCATTGCTAACGTTTCCATTTTCGCAAACTCCATACCAGGACATATCCTTGGCCCAGCTCCAAACGCCACAAAACTGTAAGGTGGTCGTGACTGTGCGTGTGTGTCAAAACGGGTTGGGTCAAACATGGTCGGGTTTGGAAAAATGGTATCATCCATTTGTGTCATGTGTGGAGACAATATCACCTGCCATCCTTTAGGAATTACATAACCTCCAAAATCGATATCTTTGGTAGTTCGTCGAAAGATTAAATTTCCAGGTGGATTTATTCGAAGCGCCTCAGATGCTACTAACCATGTGTActtcatttttattaagtc
This window of the Rutidosis leptorrhynchoides isolate AG116_Rl617_1_P2 chromosome 7, CSIRO_AGI_Rlap_v1, whole genome shotgun sequence genome carries:
- the LOC139860253 gene encoding uncharacterized protein, with translation MKYLGVPLLAKRLGIKDCKCLVDKVKNKVNNWKLKKLSYAGRLQLASSVLNAMQTYWASVYVLPYNIVKEIDKLLKGFLWAQADSAKGKAKVAWKDVCVPKDQGGLGLRPLKDWTETLIVKQIRRIISKEESLWSKWVNLIKLKCISFWDITAGYNDSWGWKYLLDLRDKVKHHFGSVYVNGRIKWVWITNDGKSVPFSTHQVWKDLRVNRAKVSWWHVIWYKGFDPKHAFLLWLAVLDRLNTQERMAKWLPNKQFSCVFCGKEKDSIKHLFFMCEFSLQVWSELKKKLLFRGLPDKLNDIVHDLAKYPNSKSIWNVINRMVIAACVYLLWQERNYRLFKKIERDADTVCKAVQDFVQCKLLTLKVKQNDAVNRVAEMWGLKFVNNCLFLFAEKKTAKKKTTGCKIGFIHLDDYDTDDKEDLDNIPIALASAFR